From the Clavibacter phaseoli genome, one window contains:
- a CDS encoding ribonucleoside-diphosphate reductase subunit alpha, with amino-acid sequence MSITVVKRDGTREPYDANRINLAIEDATQGLDENIGWVTQIASELEITLFDGITTQQLDEAVIQVALQNVKDDPAFDTVAARLLLKTIYKRVLGDYSSPEELKRLHAEHFARNIQRGVDEMLLDSRLVQLFDLERLAQALEPAHDELLKYIGVVTLNNRYGIKGRNGDALEVPQYFWMRIAMGLTLNEQDPTETAIAFYEKMSKLEYLAAGSTLVNAGTIYPQLANCFVMEMQDDIEHIAKTTRDVMWLTKGTGGIGLSVSKLRAQGSPIRSNNTTSTGPIPFMHTIDSVLRAVSRGGKKFGALCFYMENWHLDFPEFLDLRQNSGDPYRRTRTANTAVWISDEFMKRVQNDEDWFLFDPLEVSDLNELYGKAFSERYAFYVGEAEAGRLRMFKRIKAREQFKSILISLQTTSHPWLTWKDTINNRALNNNTGTIHLSNLCTEITLPQDEDNVSVCNLASINLSQHFSDGKIDFAKIEQSARLAVRQLDNLIDITRSSVKEADFSNQQNRAVGLGVMGFTDVVEKLGFSYESEESYDLIDEIMEHVSYAAIDESADLAKERGAYPNFEGSRWSEGLVPLDSIALMEADRGVPVKVNRTTRLDWDALRAKVKGGMRNATLMAIAPTASIGLVAGTTPGLDPQFSQIFSRSTSSGKFLEVNRNLVKDLQELGLWETVRESILRSQGDIQNIAAIPDSVKATYRTSFQLSPYAFLEVAARAQKWIDQAISRNMYLETRDLGDMMDIYFAGWERGVKTTYYLHMKPRHTAEQSTVKVDKSQDADGTKRKGFGGFGGGAPAAVPASAPASTATAEAPAPQSAPAPRKGFGFGGVGGAR; translated from the coding sequence GTGTCCATCACCGTAGTGAAGCGCGACGGCACGCGGGAGCCGTACGACGCGAACCGCATCAACCTGGCCATCGAGGACGCCACGCAGGGCCTCGACGAGAACATCGGCTGGGTCACGCAGATCGCCTCCGAGCTGGAGATCACCCTCTTCGACGGGATCACCACGCAGCAGCTGGATGAGGCCGTCATCCAGGTCGCGCTCCAGAACGTGAAGGACGACCCGGCGTTCGACACCGTCGCCGCGCGCCTCCTCCTCAAGACCATCTACAAGCGCGTCCTCGGCGACTACTCGTCGCCCGAGGAGCTCAAGCGCCTCCACGCGGAGCACTTCGCCCGCAACATCCAGCGCGGCGTCGACGAGATGCTCCTCGACTCCCGCCTCGTGCAGCTGTTCGACCTGGAGCGCCTCGCCCAGGCCCTCGAGCCGGCGCACGACGAGCTGCTCAAGTACATCGGCGTCGTCACGCTGAACAACCGCTACGGCATCAAGGGCCGCAACGGCGACGCCCTCGAGGTTCCGCAGTACTTCTGGATGCGCATCGCGATGGGCCTCACGCTCAACGAGCAGGACCCGACCGAGACCGCCATCGCCTTCTACGAGAAGATGTCGAAGCTCGAGTACCTCGCGGCCGGCTCCACCCTCGTCAACGCGGGCACCATCTACCCGCAGCTCGCGAACTGCTTCGTCATGGAGATGCAGGACGACATCGAGCACATCGCGAAGACCACGCGCGACGTCATGTGGCTCACCAAGGGCACGGGCGGCATCGGCCTCTCCGTCTCCAAGCTGCGCGCGCAGGGCTCGCCCATCCGCTCGAACAACACCACCTCCACGGGCCCGATCCCGTTCATGCACACCATCGACTCCGTCCTCCGCGCCGTCAGCCGCGGCGGCAAGAAGTTCGGCGCCCTGTGCTTCTACATGGAGAACTGGCACCTCGACTTCCCCGAATTCCTCGACCTCCGCCAGAACTCGGGCGACCCGTACCGCCGCACCCGCACCGCCAACACGGCCGTGTGGATCAGCGACGAGTTCATGAAGCGCGTCCAGAACGACGAGGACTGGTTCCTCTTCGACCCGCTGGAGGTCTCCGACCTCAACGAGCTGTACGGCAAGGCGTTCTCGGAGCGCTACGCGTTCTACGTCGGCGAGGCCGAGGCCGGGCGCCTGCGCATGTTCAAGCGCATCAAGGCGCGGGAGCAGTTCAAGTCGATCCTCATCTCGCTCCAGACCACCAGCCACCCGTGGTTGACCTGGAAGGACACGATCAACAACCGCGCCCTGAACAACAACACGGGCACGATCCACCTCTCGAACCTCTGCACCGAGATCACGCTGCCGCAGGACGAGGACAACGTCTCCGTCTGCAACCTGGCGTCCATCAACCTGTCGCAGCACTTCTCCGACGGGAAGATCGACTTCGCGAAGATCGAGCAGAGCGCGCGCCTCGCGGTGCGCCAGCTCGACAACCTCATCGACATCACGCGCTCCAGCGTGAAGGAGGCGGACTTCTCCAACCAGCAGAACCGCGCGGTGGGCCTCGGCGTCATGGGCTTCACGGACGTCGTCGAGAAGCTCGGCTTCTCGTACGAGTCCGAGGAGTCGTACGACCTGATCGACGAGATCATGGAGCACGTCTCCTACGCGGCCATCGACGAGTCGGCCGACCTGGCGAAGGAGCGCGGCGCGTACCCGAACTTCGAGGGATCGCGCTGGTCGGAGGGCCTCGTGCCGCTCGACTCGATCGCGCTCATGGAGGCCGACCGCGGCGTGCCCGTCAAGGTCAACCGCACCACGCGCCTCGACTGGGACGCGCTGCGCGCCAAGGTCAAGGGAGGCATGCGGAACGCGACGCTCATGGCGATCGCGCCCACCGCGTCCATCGGCCTCGTCGCCGGCACCACGCCCGGCCTCGACCCGCAGTTCTCGCAGATCTTCAGCCGCTCCACCTCCTCGGGCAAGTTCCTCGAGGTCAACCGGAACCTGGTGAAGGACCTGCAGGAGCTCGGCCTCTGGGAGACGGTGCGCGAGAGCATCCTCCGCAGCCAGGGCGACATCCAGAACATCGCCGCCATCCCGGACTCGGTCAAGGCCACGTACCGCACGAGCTTCCAGCTCTCGCCGTACGCGTTCCTCGAGGTCGCGGCGCGCGCGCAGAAGTGGATCGACCAGGCCATCAGCCGCAACATGTACCTCGAGACGCGCGACCTCGGCGACATGATGGACATCTACTTCGCCGGCTGGGAGCGCGGGGTCAAGACCACGTACTACCTGCACATGAAGCCGCGTCACACGGCCGAGCAGTCGACCGTCAAGGTCGACAAGTCGCAGGACGCCGACGGCACCAAGCGCAAGGGCTTCGGCGGATTCGGCGGCGGCGCTCCCGCGGCCGTCCCCGCGTCGGCCCCCGCGTCCACCGCGACCGCGGAGGCCCCGGCCCCGCAGTCCGCTCCGGCGCCCCGCAAGGGCTTCGGCTTCGGCGGAGTGGGAGGTGCACGCTGA